The following proteins come from a genomic window of Maylandia zebra isolate NMK-2024a linkage group LG22, Mzebra_GT3a, whole genome shotgun sequence:
- the LOC101468472 gene encoding teashirt homolog 1 translates to MPRRKQQAPRRSAAYGPEDEFKGGKADEEEHLLDDGLSLDGQDADYFFNDEEDARDRYSCQNSPLSNGTNPDAGYASPLSTTSDQLVDLKTTPSLGDPDRVEEKLGEGSESINGLSLQDSLEKMKAVYANLISDASWSNVALDMLKNKQGNSISASNGSGSNHKGSNGFLNSHSPGNVHVKNRCSSNNTSVTTNITTSSTSARTVSSNGNSGISVSSGSTGVAYDWHQAALAKTLQYNPYQLLPEPSLFSTVQLYRQNNKLYGPVFTGASKFRCKDCSAAYDTLVGLTVHMNETGHYRDDNKDAEDDRSKKWSKPRKRSLLEMEGKEDAQKVLKCMYCGHSFESLQDLSVHMIKTKHYQKVPLKEPMPALTSKLVPPTKKRAFQDLMSPSSPESVSSGIHLGESPKDQKLANPYVTPNNRYGYQNGASYTWQFEARKAQILKCMECGSSHDTLQQLTAHMMVTGHFLKVTNTASKKGKQLVFDPVIEEKIQSIPLPPTTTRLPPPNGKPHPDSPLQPSSPEEKHEEKKDEDTEDEKTEVREPERQIKEEKEDLPEKTDKPERARSYQYLTEEDLEETPKGGLDILKSLENTVSSAISKAQTGTPTWGGYPSIHAAYQLHGSLKPLPSCAQVQPLFSSTSLKVMSSELGSLIHSPNSPSPPPSHKSNVLAMEELVEKVTGKSLVKNEKEEKPVENKCRSAKSPVLNPKDKQASPYPENLSKILKDSELEDRNELKGKEREQTESKINIKIKTEADSPKKTVSNGCSNLSIITDHSPEQSLVNPLSALQSVMNNHLGKAAKVSTPFVDPFAMLYKINNSAQIKQTDPMSHYHNDDDVNDDQPIDLTKSKNSNGSTAKGTLATPNSNVNNTRPVFKDFSQTSSPPLRENALMDISDMVKNLTGRLTPKSTTPSSISDKSDIDGCTLEDGMEELSPIQRRKGRQSNWNPQHLLILQAQFASSLRETPEGKFVISDLGPQERVHICKFTGLSMTTISHWLANVKYQLKRTGGTKFLKNMDSGQPLFLCSDCASQFRTPSSYIHHLESHLGFTLKDLSKLSIDLIEQQAVSRIEDKTFSSPGLTEEDTASIYQCKLCNRTFVSKHAIKLHLCKTHGKSPEAHLIFVKELEKFDKQ, encoded by the exons ATGCCGAGGAGAAAGCAGCAAGCACCGCGGCGGTCAGCAG cttATGGACCTGAAGATGAATTCAAGGGTGGCAAAGCCGATGAAGAGGAACATCTTCTGGATGATGGCCTTTCCCTGGATGGTCAAGATGCAGACTATTTTTTCAATGATGAGGAAGACGCAAGAGATCGTTATAGCTGCCAGAACTCTCCACTCAGCAATGGCACTAACCCAGATGCTGGGTATGCTTCTCCCCTCAGCACTACCAGTGATCAGCTGGTGGACCTTAAGACTACCCCCTCCTTAGGTGATCCGGACAGGGTGGAGGAGAAGCTGGGGGAAGGTAGTGAATCCATCAATGGCCTTTCACTACAGGACAGTCTGGAAAAGATGAAAGCCGTCTATGCAAACCTGATCTCGGATGCCTCTTGGTCCAATGTTGCTCTGGACatgcttaaaaataaacaaggaAACAGTATTTCAGCAAGCAATGGCAGTGGGAGCAATCACAAAGGGAGCAATGGATTCCTGAACAGTCATAGCCCGGGAAATGTCCATGTAAAGAACAGATGTAGCAGTAACAACACTTCAGTAACAACAAATATTACCACCAGCAGTACCAGTGCAAGAACAGTGTCGAGTAACGGCAACAGTGGCATCAGTGTAAGCTCTGGCAGTACAGGAGTAGCATATGATTGGCATCAAGCAGCCTTGGCTAAAACTTTGCAGTATAATCCGTATCAACTCCTTCCTGAGCCCAGCCTTTTCAGCACCGTGCAGCTTTATAGGCAAAACAACAAGCTGTATGGCCCAGTGTTTACTGGAGCTAGCAAGTTTAGGTGTAAGGACTGTAGTGCTGCCTATGATACTTTGGTAGGCCTAACTGTACATATGAACGAGACTGGCCACTACCGAGATGACAACAAAGATGCAGAGGATGATCGAAGCAAGAAGTGGTCCAAGCCACGAAAACGTTCCTTGCTGGAGATGGAAGGCAAAGAAGATGCCCAGAAAGTTCTGAAATGCATGTACTGTGGCCACTCTTTTGAATCACTGCAAGACCTTAGTGTTCACAtgatcaaaacaaaacactatcaAAAAGTGCCTCTAAAAGAACCAATGCCAGCCCTCACCTCAAAACTGGTCCCCCCAACCAAAAAAAGAGCGTTTCAAGACTTGATGTCGCCGAGCTCACCAGAGTCCGTCTCATCTGGCATACACCTGGGAGAATCTCCAAAAGACCAAAAACTGGCCAATCCTTATGTCACTCCTAATAATCGATACGGTTACCAAAATGGTGCTAGTTATACTTGGCAGTTTGAGGCACGAAAGGCACAAATTCTCAAATGCATGGAATGTGGCAGTTCGCATGACACCTTGCAACAACTGACAGCCCACATGATGGTCACGGGACACTTTCTTAAAGTCACAAATACAGCATCTAAAAAGGGGAAGCAGCTAGTTTTTGATCCTGTGATTGAAGAGAAAATACAGTCGATTCCCTTGCCTCCCACTACCACACGGCTCCCGCCGCCCAATGGTAAGCCACACCCTGACTCCCCATTGCAGCCCTCCAGCCCTGAGGAGAAACAcgaagaaaagaaagatgaagatACAGAGGACGAGAAAACTGAAGTTAGGGAACCAGAgagacaaataaaagaagaaaaagaagacctccctgaaaaaacagacaaacctgAAAGGGCCAGGTCATACCAGTACCTTACAGAAGAAGATTTAGAAGAAACACCTAAAGGTGGGCTGGACATCCTGAAGTCTTTAGAGAACACAGTTTCAAGTGCTATCAGTAAGGCCCAAACAGGTACACCAACCTGGGGTGGATACCCCAGCATTCACGCTGCCTATCAGCTCCATGGATCTCTGAAGCCTTTGCCCTCATGTGCACAGGTTCAACCTTTGTTCAGTAGCACTAGTTTGAAGGTAATGTCCTCTGAGTTAGGCTCTCTGATCCATTCCCCAAATAGCCCCTCTCCACCCCCAAGTCACAAGAGCAATGTGCTGGCCATGGAAGAGCTAGTGGAAAAAGTTACAGGGAAAAGCTTAGTGAAGaatgagaaagaggaaaaacctGTAGAGAATAAGTGTAGATCTGCAAAGTCACCAGTGCTAAATCCTAAGGACAAACAGGCTTCACCATATCCTGAAAACCTCTCAAAGATACTGAAGGACAGTGAATTGGAGGATCGGAATGAGCTAAAGGGCAAAGAAAGAGAGCAAACAGagagtaaaataaatataaaaataaaaactgaagcgGATTCGCCCAAAAAGACAGTAAGCAATGGCTGCAGTAACCTGAGCATCATCACTGATCATTCACCAGAACAATCCCTTGTTAACCCTCTTAGTGCTTTGCAGTCCGTCATGAACAACCACTTGGGGAAAGCGGCAAAAGTGTCCACACCCTTTGTAGACCCATTTGCAATGCTTTATAAGATCAACAACTCTGCCCAGATTAAGCAAACAGATCCTATGAGTCACTACCACAATGATGACGACGTCAATGATGATCAGCCCATCGACTTGACAAAATCCAAAAACAGCAATGGAAGCACAGCTAAGGGGACTCTTGCGACACCTAACAGCAATGTAAACAACACCAGGCCGGTCTTCAAAGATTTCTCTCAGACATCATCGCCACCTCTAAGAGAAAATGCTTTGATGGACATTTCAGACATGGTGAAAAATCTGACGGGTCGTTTAACACCAAAGTCTACAACCCCATCTTCCATCTCAGATAAATCCGATATCGATGGCTGTACTTTGGAGGATGGCATGGAAGAGCTATCTCCCATTCAAAGACGGAAAGGCAGACAGTCAAACTGGAATCCCCAACACCTCCTGATTCTTCAGGCCCAGTTTGCCTCCAGTCTTAGAGAAACCCCGGAAGGAAAGTTTGTAATTAGTGACTTAGGACCCCAGGAACGGGTCCACATCTGTAAATTCACTGGTCTCTCAATGACTACTATCTCACATTGGCTGGCCAATGTAAAATACCAGTTAAAGcggacagggggaacaaagtTCCTAAAAAACATGGACTCTGGCCAGCCTCTGTTTTTGTGCAGTGACTGTGCTTCCCAATTCAGGACTCCTTCGTCCTATATTCACCATTTGGAGTCCCACCTTGGTTTTACCCTAAAAGACCTTTCGAAGCTCTCCATAGACTTAATAGAGCAGCAGGCCGTCAGCAGAATAGAGGACAAGACTTTTAGTTCACCTGGACTCACAGAAGAGGACACTGCCTCAATATATCAGTGCAAACTTTGCAATCGGACATTTGTGAGCAAACATGCAATCAAATTGCATCTTTGCAAAACACACGGAAAATCACCAGAGGCTCATCTCATCTTCGTGAAAGAGCTGGAAAAGTTCGATAAACAATGA